The following proteins are encoded in a genomic region of Spirochaetota bacterium:
- a CDS encoding Rrf2 family transcriptional regulator, whose protein sequence is MRLSTRSRYGVRMMFEFALKFNQGPVFLKEVSIMQGISFKYLSKLVIPLKSAGLLQSVRGANGGYMLAKHPSEITIRMIVETLEGDVSLVECAENPQVCKRNADCVARTIWKKADEAIMNVLDGITLQD, encoded by the coding sequence ATGCGTTTATCAACAAGAAGCAGATATGGTGTACGAATGATGTTTGAGTTTGCTCTTAAATTCAACCAGGGTCCGGTGTTTTTAAAAGAGGTATCCATAATGCAAGGAATATCATTCAAGTATTTGAGCAAATTGGTAATACCTTTAAAATCAGCGGGTCTATTGCAATCGGTTCGAGGTGCCAATGGTGGATATATGCTGGCAAAACACCCCTCTGAAATTACCATCAGAATGATTGTGGAAACTTTAGAAGGGGATGTTTCACTTGTTGAATGTGCTGAAAATCCGCAAGTGTGCAAACGCAATGCAGATTGTGTAGCCCGTACAATATGGAAAAAAGCTGATGAAGCTATTATGAATGTACTAGATGGCATCACCTTACAAGATAT
- a CDS encoding WG repeat-containing protein, translating into MKALLNGKTYYGIVALSIIAFTLIICSFAYTASKNDVLIPYRKGNTWGYCDKSKKIIIPCMYDQTLPFDSKTGLAPVCKNDKWGFINLQGKQVIKIKYDSVSYFSDGLSTVELNGKLGLIDTSGKEIVSCKYDFIGKFSEELSPVNKGGSWELGYISEFKGGEWGFINKKGAEVIPVRFSEVSDFKEGMARVKISFGWGYINKAGKVVIKPEYLEATDFSEGRAAVKKSVSKDSYTYFLWAFIDKNGTQITPFEYSKVSYVKNGLAIVEKNYKWGVIDSSGKEIIPISYKNIYSDDHKVFELVTDQKIQYVVIKDGTIQSLDFENVRGFSENYAAFKLNNLWGFIDEMLQVVIPPKYSYAYNFNNGYAIVKLQNKFGIVDKKGNEIIPIRYDDTENFVEGMAKVKLNGLWGFVNLEGKEIVPPKYKNAENFANGVALVKTDTAVGYIDSIGTEYWED; encoded by the coding sequence ATGAAAGCATTGCTAAATGGTAAAACTTATTATGGTATTGTTGCTCTTAGCATTATTGCTTTTACATTAATAATATGCTCTTTTGCCTACACTGCGTCAAAAAATGACGTTCTCATCCCTTACCGTAAAGGGAACACATGGGGGTATTGTGATAAAAGCAAAAAGATAATCATACCATGTATGTATGACCAAACTCTCCCATTTGACAGTAAAACCGGGCTTGCACCGGTATGCAAAAATGATAAATGGGGATTTATAAATCTACAGGGCAAACAAGTTATAAAAATTAAATATGATAGCGTGTCCTATTTTTCTGATGGCCTGTCAACAGTTGAATTAAACGGAAAGTTAGGTTTAATTGATACCAGTGGCAAAGAGATTGTATCTTGCAAATATGATTTTATTGGCAAATTTTCTGAAGAGCTATCTCCAGTAAACAAAGGTGGTAGTTGGGAATTAGGATATATATCAGAATTTAAAGGAGGAGAGTGGGGTTTTATTAACAAGAAGGGTGCGGAGGTAATACCTGTCAGGTTTTCAGAAGTTTCAGATTTTAAAGAAGGAATGGCTCGAGTTAAAATATCGTTTGGATGGGGATATATTAATAAGGCTGGTAAGGTTGTCATTAAACCTGAATATCTGGAAGCTACTGATTTTAGTGAAGGAAGGGCAGCAGTAAAGAAAAGCGTTTCAAAAGATTCCTATACATATTTTCTGTGGGCTTTCATTGATAAAAATGGTACACAGATAACGCCATTTGAATACAGCAAGGTAAGCTATGTTAAAAATGGATTGGCAATTGTTGAAAAAAATTATAAATGGGGTGTTATTGACAGCAGTGGGAAGGAGATAATTCCCATTAGCTACAAAAATATATATTCAGATGACCATAAGGTATTTGAGCTAGTAACAGATCAAAAGATTCAGTATGTCGTCATTAAAGATGGTACTATACAAAGCCTTGATTTTGAAAATGTGAGGGGTTTTTCAGAGAATTATGCTGCATTCAAACTAAATAATCTGTGGGGTTTCATTGATGAAATGTTACAGGTTGTAATTCCACCAAAATATAGTTATGCATATAATTTTAACAACGGATATGCAATTGTAAAGTTACAAAATAAGTTTGGAATAGTAGATAAAAAAGGAAACGAGATTATACCTATACGTTATGATGATACTGAAAACTTTGTTGAAGGCATGGCAAAGGTCAAGTTAAATGGCCTGTGGGGTTTTGTCAACCTGGAGGGAAAGGAAATAGTTCCGCCAAAATACAAGAATGCAGAAAACTTTGCAAACGGAGTGGCACTGGTAAAAACTGATACAGCAGTTGGCTATATTGATAGCATTGGTACTGAGTATTGGGAAGATTGA
- a CDS encoding methyltransferase produces MTHTITIQRYANNGYGIGFLDGKAVFVPYSAIDDVVAVTITQQAKNYCFATITDIVMPSPYRIFPQCPAFTHCGGCDYLHIPYEHELTIKKQLLHNTLTHIGSIPNTNIPEIEIIHNSRYHYRSHATVHTDGKHVGFYKKDSHSIEPLPQQGCLLLHNEINRTIRTTAWTYDPVKCALDASGNVCFDPTATITESECGITYIRSIDTFFQANRYLRSTMLQIVGELTKNYTSFLDIGCGVGFFSIYVAKTNSMSGEGIDTNIVSIDFAKQNAILNNVSVKFYAIGVENYHPFKSNYDCVILDPPRQGISKRGRKTIVAINPVIIVYVSCNPVTFSRDAKSFIASNYRLQKLYLIDMFPATHHTEVIGLFCKITSR; encoded by the coding sequence ATGACACATACAATAACCATACAACGCTATGCAAATAACGGATATGGGATTGGCTTTCTTGATGGCAAAGCTGTATTTGTTCCCTACAGTGCAATAGATGATGTGGTTGCTGTAACAATAACACAACAAGCAAAAAATTACTGCTTTGCAACTATCACCGATATTGTAATGCCATCACCCTATCGTATTTTTCCACAATGTCCTGCATTTACCCATTGTGGAGGATGCGACTATCTACATATCCCTTATGAACATGAACTAACTATCAAAAAGCAACTTTTACACAATACATTAACCCATATTGGATCAATACCAAATACTAATATACCGGAAATTGAAATCATTCATAACAGTCGATACCATTATCGAAGTCATGCAACAGTGCATACTGATGGCAAACATGTTGGATTTTATAAAAAAGATTCACATAGTATTGAACCGTTACCGCAACAGGGATGCCTGCTCCTTCACAATGAAATTAACAGGACTATCCGTACTACTGCTTGGACTTACGACCCAGTTAAATGTGCACTTGATGCATCCGGCAACGTATGCTTTGACCCTACCGCAACAATTACCGAATCCGAATGCGGTATCACCTACATACGAAGTATCGACACTTTCTTTCAGGCTAACCGATACTTACGATCCACAATGTTACAAATCGTAGGAGAGCTTACAAAAAATTATACCTCATTCCTTGATATTGGATGCGGCGTAGGATTTTTTAGTATCTATGTGGCTAAAACAAATTCCATGAGTGGGGAAGGCATTGATACAAATATAGTAAGCATTGACTTTGCAAAACAGAATGCCATACTTAATAATGTAAGTGTAAAATTTTATGCAATAGGAGTAGAGAATTATCATCCTTTCAAATCTAATTATGATTGTGTTATACTTGATCCTCCTCGACAGGGTATATCAAAACGAGGCAGAAAGACAATTGTTGCCATCAATCCAGTGATAATTGTGTATGTTTCATGTAATCCAGTAACATTTTCGCGTGACGCTAAAAGCTTTATTGCCAGTAACTATCGCTTACAAAAATTATATTTGATTGATATGTTCCCGGCTACTCATCACACTGAAGTAATAGGACTTTTTTGTAAAATCACTTCAAGGTAA